From one Octopus bimaculoides isolate UCB-OBI-ISO-001 chromosome 1, ASM119413v2, whole genome shotgun sequence genomic stretch:
- the LOC106867660 gene encoding GTP-binding protein SAR1b translates to MFMIEWITNILNFMGLYKKSGKLVFLGLDNAGKTTLLHMLKDERMAQHVPTLHPTSEELTMGGMRFTTFDLGGHQQVRRVWKDYFPAVDGIVFLVDVCDKERFIEAKAELDSLLTDEQVANAPILILGNKIDKAGAASEDEIRISFGLHAQTTGKGTSPRSELHGRPMELFMCSILKRQGYGEGFRWMAQYIK, encoded by the exons gtTTGTATAAAAAATCTGGCAAACTCGTATTTCTTGGCCTGGACAATGCTGGAAAGACTACATTATTACACATGCTCAAAGATGAGCGAATGGCACAACATGTACCAACATTACATCCCA cGTCTGAAGAGTTAACAATGGGTGGCATGAGATTTACAACATTCGATTTAGGAggacatcaacaag TTAGACGAGTTTGGAAAGATTATTTCCCAGCAGTGGATGGTattgtatttcttgttgatgtttGTGATAAGGAGAGGTTCATTGAAGCAAAAGCTGAATTGGAT AGTCTGCTGACAGATGAACAAGTTGCTAATGCTCCTATTTTAATTCTTGGTAATAAAATTGATAAAGCTGGAGCTGCCAGTGAAGATGAAATTCGCATTAGTTTTGGATTACATGCTCAAACAACAGGAaag ggtacTAGCCCCCGCAGTGAGTTGCATGGCCGACCTATGGAACTGTTTATGTGCAGCATCCTAAAACGACAAGGCTATGGAGAGGGCTTTCGGTGGATGGCCCAATATATTAAATGA
- the LOC106867659 gene encoding uncharacterized protein LOC106867659 isoform X1 → MPFNKMNLGISSDVLNLWPIIRQAATPLTPYETEYLQPYLAFPRNYACYPKEKDVLGASFHDGNIPKYLYIAKFPGHQNLTTALCMITQTILSNIEEWDEHTLDRILVNGCKLHEKCLKRRQAINDAYSLEIRHLPTFMVYDNSCTFQIVYSNPTYGNIMSDCKGTEKRKTLYNALSSAFFQRIHGVILKMQGFAMSIVRHKASIFYLFDSFPKDNIGRFDRFGTAKLLKFCHLKALAKYIENEFLWALPFTLVSIRMVRINL, encoded by the exons ATGCCGTTCAACAAG ATGAATTTGGGAATTAGTTCTGATGTCTTAAATCTATG GCCAATTATTCGGCAAGCAGCAACTCCTCTAACACCCTATGAAACAGAATATTTACAACCTTATCTTGCATTTCCCAGAAACTATGCTTGTTATCCAAAGGAGAAGGATGTACTAGGTGCTAGCTTTCATGATGGAAACATaccaaaatatctatatattgctAAGTTCCCAGGGCATCAAAATCTGACGACAGCTTTATGCATGATTACTCAAACAATACTTAGCAATATTGAGGAATGGGATGAACATACACTTGATCGGATTTTGGTCAACGGATGTAAATTACATGAAAAATGTCTGAAGAGACGCCAAGCAATAAATGATGCATATTCATTAGAAATCCGGCATTTACCAACATTTATGGTATATGATAATTCATGCACATTTCAAATTGTATATAGCAACCCAACATATGGGAATATAATGAGTGACTGTAAAGGTACTGAAAAAAGGAAGACTTTGTATAATGCATTGAGTAGTGCATTCTTTCAAAGAATTCATGGTGTGATCTTAAAAATGCAAGGGTTTGCTATGAGTATAGTTCGTCATAAAGCATCAATTTTCTATCTATTCGATAGCTTTCCAAAAGATAACATTGGCAGATTTGATCGATTTGGTACGGCCAAATTGCTTAAATTTTGTCACTTGAAAGCACTTGCGAAATACATAGAGAATGAATTTTTGTGGGCACTTCCATTCACGTTAGTTTCTATCCGAATGGTACGCATAAATTTATGA
- the LOC106867659 gene encoding uncharacterized protein LOC106867659 isoform X2: MEPLGKRDQERLRMKRPIIRQAATPLTPYETEYLQPYLAFPRNYACYPKEKDVLGASFHDGNIPKYLYIAKFPGHQNLTTALCMITQTILSNIEEWDEHTLDRILVNGCKLHEKCLKRRQAINDAYSLEIRHLPTFMVYDNSCTFQIVYSNPTYGNIMSDCKGTEKRKTLYNALSSAFFQRIHGVILKMQGFAMSIVRHKASIFYLFDSFPKDNIGRFDRFGTAKLLKFCHLKALAKYIENEFLWALPFTLVSIRMVRINL, from the exons ATGGAGCCTTTGGGAAAGAGAGATCAAGAAAGACTTAGGATGAAGAG GCCAATTATTCGGCAAGCAGCAACTCCTCTAACACCCTATGAAACAGAATATTTACAACCTTATCTTGCATTTCCCAGAAACTATGCTTGTTATCCAAAGGAGAAGGATGTACTAGGTGCTAGCTTTCATGATGGAAACATaccaaaatatctatatattgctAAGTTCCCAGGGCATCAAAATCTGACGACAGCTTTATGCATGATTACTCAAACAATACTTAGCAATATTGAGGAATGGGATGAACATACACTTGATCGGATTTTGGTCAACGGATGTAAATTACATGAAAAATGTCTGAAGAGACGCCAAGCAATAAATGATGCATATTCATTAGAAATCCGGCATTTACCAACATTTATGGTATATGATAATTCATGCACATTTCAAATTGTATATAGCAACCCAACATATGGGAATATAATGAGTGACTGTAAAGGTACTGAAAAAAGGAAGACTTTGTATAATGCATTGAGTAGTGCATTCTTTCAAAGAATTCATGGTGTGATCTTAAAAATGCAAGGGTTTGCTATGAGTATAGTTCGTCATAAAGCATCAATTTTCTATCTATTCGATAGCTTTCCAAAAGATAACATTGGCAGATTTGATCGATTTGGTACGGCCAAATTGCTTAAATTTTGTCACTTGAAAGCACTTGCGAAATACATAGAGAATGAATTTTTGTGGGCACTTCCATTCACGTTAGTTTCTATCCGAATGGTACGCATAAATTTATGA